A window of the Desulfobacula toluolica Tol2 genome harbors these coding sequences:
- a CDS encoding methylated-DNA--[protein]-cysteine S-methyltransferase has protein sequence MNYCYFESPVGKLLLTGNKLLENLYFPLGKTRVEPGKDWTYNPEKFMDIILQLEAYFKGELTRFDLELSITGTDFQKKVWQELVKIPYGETIFYGELAKRVANPKASRAVGMANGKNPIPIIIPCHRVIGKDGSLTGFGGGLNVKKRLLYLEKKYKKQ, from the coding sequence ATGAATTATTGCTATTTTGAATCCCCGGTTGGAAAGCTTTTATTAACCGGCAACAAATTGCTTGAAAACCTTTATTTTCCTTTGGGAAAGACAAGGGTTGAGCCTGGAAAAGACTGGACATACAACCCGGAAAAATTTATGGATATTATTTTGCAGCTTGAAGCCTATTTTAAAGGAGAGCTGACAAGATTTGATCTTGAATTGTCTATTACAGGAACAGATTTTCAAAAAAAGGTCTGGCAGGAACTTGTAAAAATTCCCTATGGAGAAACAATATTCTATGGCGAACTGGCAAAAAGAGTCGCAAATCCGAAAGCTTCAAGAGCGGTTGGCATGGCAAACGGAAAAAATCCGATTCCAATTATTATACCCTGCCACAGGGTTATCGGTAAAGACGGAAGCCTGACAGGTTTTGGCGGAGGCCTTAATGTGAAAAAAAGATTGCTGTACCTGGAGAAAAAATATAAAAAACAATGA
- a CDS encoding cytidylate kinase-like family protein: protein MNQTFQDTIYRPGYYGKKRQSAENWLDETIKKWDNKGNADKKQDIKEKSSAIHNICFSRQIGVGALEIADLLSGILNYRVIDREILECMTQDTRLTKKIIEFYDDHYPGKMAERFSMLIKEKPFLKNDYARQLMKAIIVLADTEPSIFVGRGTHLILPGNTVLSVRFVCSRDYRVDRLSNILNIGRSEAKTKLNIMDIEQHEFFKTVYHNKETGLDEFDLVINRDRINGSFHAARIVACAFEQKFGLTAL, encoded by the coding sequence ATGAATCAAACTTTCCAGGATACCATTTATAGGCCGGGATATTATGGCAAAAAAAGACAAAGTGCCGAGAACTGGTTGGATGAGACGATCAAAAAGTGGGACAACAAGGGGAACGCGGATAAAAAACAGGACATAAAGGAAAAATCCTCGGCAATCCATAATATTTGTTTTTCACGGCAAATCGGAGTGGGGGCTTTGGAAATTGCGGATCTTCTGTCCGGTATCCTTAATTATCGTGTTATAGACAGGGAAATTTTGGAATGTATGACGCAAGACACCCGGCTGACAAAAAAAATAATTGAATTTTACGATGATCATTACCCTGGTAAAATGGCTGAGCGTTTCTCCATGCTCATCAAAGAAAAACCCTTTCTGAAAAACGATTATGCAAGACAGTTGATGAAAGCTATCATTGTGCTGGCCGATACCGAACCCTCTATTTTTGTCGGCAGGGGAACCCATTTGATTCTGCCCGGCAATACTGTTTTGTCGGTAAGGTTTGTCTGCAGCCGGGATTACAGGGTTGATAGGCTGTCCAATATCCTGAACATCGGCAGGTCGGAAGCAAAAACAAAATTAAATATTATGGATATTGAACAGCATGAGTTTTTTAAAACCGTTTATCACAACAAAGAAACCGGTCTTGATGAATTTGACCTGGTGATCAACAGGGATCGTATCAACGGAAGTTTCCATGCCGCCCGGATCGTGGCATGTGCTTTTGAACAAAAATTCGGATTAACAGCACTATAA
- a CDS encoding CvfB family protein: protein MLKIGKYNDLVVDSRVEFGLYLQSDEGKILLPQKYVSEDMHIGDTITVFIYTDSEDRLVATTLKPDGVVGDFVFLEAKDVVSFGTFMDWGLEKDLLIPKSEQQDKMVPGKKYLTKICFDDMTGRVYGTTKISVNCDKNITDLKVGQKVDLLIHSFTQIGIMAVIDNRYFGMLYINETYQDLSIGDTCTGYIMRLREDNKIDLTLKKPGYDSVKSSAEIIESLLEQAGGFIPCHDKSSPEEIKTVFSMSKKEFKRAIGGLFKKGVLELKKNGIRLKQGKW, encoded by the coding sequence ATGCTTAAAATTGGAAAATATAATGATCTGGTTGTGGATAGCAGAGTTGAATTTGGTCTGTATTTACAGTCTGACGAAGGAAAAATTCTGCTTCCCCAAAAATACGTTTCTGAAGATATGCATATAGGGGACACCATTACGGTGTTTATATATACTGATTCTGAAGACCGGCTTGTTGCAACGACTTTAAAGCCGGATGGAGTTGTTGGAGATTTTGTTTTCCTTGAAGCAAAAGATGTTGTATCTTTTGGGACATTTATGGATTGGGGACTTGAAAAAGACTTGCTGATACCCAAAAGTGAGCAGCAGGACAAAATGGTTCCCGGAAAAAAATATCTCACAAAAATCTGTTTTGATGATATGACAGGCAGAGTTTACGGCACTACAAAAATATCCGTAAATTGTGATAAAAACATCACGGACCTTAAGGTTGGTCAGAAAGTAGATCTTCTTATCCATTCTTTTACCCAAATTGGTATTATGGCTGTAATTGATAACAGGTATTTTGGTATGTTATACATAAATGAAACCTATCAAGACCTTTCCATAGGTGATACCTGCACGGGTTATATCATGCGGCTTCGTGAAGACAACAAAATAGATCTCACGTTAAAAAAACCAGGATATGATTCTGTAAAAAGTTCTGCTGAAATAATTGAAAGCTTATTGGAACAAGCCGGTGGTTTTATACCCTGCCATGATAAAAGCTCACCCGAAGAGATTAAAACGGTTTTTTCCATGAGTAAAAAAGAATTTAAAAGAGCCATTGGCGGTTTGTTCAAAAAAGGTGTTCTGGAATTGAAAAAAAACGGGATCAGGCTTAAACAGGGAAAATGGTAA